Proteins found in one Brachyspira murdochii DSM 12563 genomic segment:
- a CDS encoding bifunctional riboflavin kinase/FAD synthetase — protein MNHIIYDFSKLDLKKDSIVTIGKFDSVHKGHQKLIKYTVEYAKKHNLVSIAIVIKKKNLSIYNTEENNSFIKALGINYIIVIDFLPEFYTMEAKEFFNKLIEYYRMKHIAVGADFAFGKDRMGDSEFLKKYSKECSIGVSFIKFLNYKGDKISSSNIREALSNGDMTSVNRMLGREYSMSGLVVHGNALGRKIGYPTANLEIPKTIFIPKMGVYSSTVKIGNGDTIYHALTFIGVSNINKELRVESHLLDFSKMIYGKKITVVLLKYIRDNIKVNSIDEVKKLLENDEKKIRKYFKRRTKQCLSLQTKKQK, from the coding sequence ATGAATCACATTATCTATGATTTTTCTAAATTAGACTTAAAAAAAGACAGTATTGTAACAATAGGTAAATTCGACAGTGTACATAAAGGTCATCAGAAACTTATCAAATACACTGTAGAATACGCTAAAAAACATAACCTTGTGTCTATAGCAATAGTTATTAAAAAGAAAAATTTATCTATATATAATACAGAAGAAAATAATAGTTTTATAAAAGCTCTTGGTATTAATTATATAATTGTTATTGACTTTTTACCAGAATTTTATACAATGGAAGCTAAAGAGTTCTTTAACAAACTTATAGAATATTACCGCATGAAACATATTGCTGTAGGAGCAGATTTTGCATTCGGTAAAGACAGAATGGGAGATAGTGAATTTCTAAAAAAATATTCCAAGGAATGCAGTATAGGAGTAAGTTTTATAAAATTTCTCAATTATAAAGGTGATAAAATATCAAGCTCCAATATACGCGAAGCTCTTTCCAACGGAGACATGACAAGTGTTAATAGAATGCTTGGAAGAGAATATTCTATGAGCGGTTTAGTAGTTCATGGCAACGCTTTGGGCAGAAAAATAGGTTATCCTACTGCTAATTTGGAAATACCTAAAACTATATTTATACCTAAAATGGGTGTATATAGTTCTACTGTAAAAATAGGCAATGGCGATACAATATATCATGCCCTAACCTTTATAGGTGTCAGCAATATTAATAAAGAACTTAGAGTAGAAAGCCATTTATTAGATTTTTCTAAAATGATATATGGTAAAAAGATTACTGTTGTTCTGCTCAAATATATAAGAGATAACATAAAAGTTAATTCTATAGATGAAGTAAAAAAATTATTAGAAAATGATGAAAAAAAGATAAGAAAATATTTCAAAAGGAGAACAAAACAATGTCTATCACTGCAGACGAAAAAGCAAAAATAA
- the rpsO gene encoding 30S ribosomal protein S15: MSITADEKAKIIKEFGKNEHDTGSTEVQVALLTNRITYLKGHFQTHTKDNHSRMGLLKMVAKRRKLLNYLRKTDIEAYKSLIQRLKLRK; the protein is encoded by the coding sequence ATGTCTATCACTGCAGACGAAAAAGCAAAAATAATCAAAGAGTTTGGTAAAAATGAACATGATACAGGTTCTACAGAAGTACAAGTAGCACTTTTAACTAATCGTATAACTTATTTAAAAGGTCATTTTCAGACTCATACAAAAGATAATCACTCAAGAATGGGGCTTTTGAAAATGGTTGCTAAAAGAAGAAAACTTCTTAACTATTTAAGAAAAACTGATATAGAAGCCTATAAAAGTCTTATACAAAGATTAAAATTAAGAAAATAA
- the pnp gene encoding polyribonucleotide nucleotidyltransferase, which produces MVTVKSVFCGEELILETGLLAKQAHGSVTLRLGNTTILATVVAAKEPNLESDFFPLTVNYNEKYYAGGKIPGGFFKREAKPRDKEILISRIIDRPLRPLFPEGFRNEVQIIPTVLSVDTDMPTDALALIASSAALTISWIPFGGPVAAVRIGYKNGEYIINPKNSELPSSELDIIVAGSKDAILMIEGEAKEVSEEVFIGAIELAHKEMQKYIDMQNEMASLCGTQKIEQELFEYDADLVKTVTEYGRAKIEAANYNPDKTKRNESMDNAFNEIEEYIKTTTDDEKLISQVKGICHTIEEEIVREAIVEKSMRPDGRALDEIRPISTMINLIPRVHGSALFTRGQTQCLSIVTLGSEKDAQLMDDIYGKENKTFMLHYNFPPFSVGEVGRYGAPGRREIGHGNLAERSFNAVLPSKEKFPYTVRVVAEILESNGSSSMATICASTMSLLSAGVPLNASVAGIAMGLATYKDGYKILTDIQGVEDHLGDMDFKVAGTRKGITAFQLDIKLTGISAQILKEALEQAKKARYFILDIIDSTISNAGEISDFAPKYKTMEVNPEKIRVLIGPGGKNIKSIIEETGSDVDIQDSGIVNIFAPDTPTLDKTIKLINSYVKDPEIGEVYDGVVKDIKDFGAFIEILPGVEGLCHISELAYKHVMNVEEVLKIGDEVKVKIIDIKGGKYSLSRRALLEKPADYVEEDHARKERKHDKHDRKKRF; this is translated from the coding sequence ATGGTCACAGTTAAGAGTGTTTTTTGCGGGGAGGAATTAATATTAGAAACAGGGCTTCTAGCCAAACAGGCTCATGGATCTGTAACTTTGCGATTAGGAAATACCACTATATTAGCAACTGTTGTAGCAGCTAAAGAGCCTAATTTGGAATCTGATTTCTTCCCTCTAACAGTTAATTATAATGAAAAATATTATGCAGGCGGTAAAATACCCGGCGGTTTCTTCAAAAGAGAAGCTAAACCTAGAGATAAAGAAATACTTATATCACGTATTATAGATAGACCTTTAAGACCTCTTTTTCCTGAAGGTTTTAGAAATGAGGTACAAATAATACCTACTGTTTTATCTGTAGATACTGATATGCCTACTGATGCTTTGGCTTTGATAGCTTCATCTGCAGCACTTACTATTTCTTGGATACCTTTTGGAGGACCAGTAGCTGCTGTTAGAATAGGATACAAAAATGGCGAATATATAATAAATCCTAAAAACAGCGAACTTCCTTCAAGTGAATTAGATATTATTGTAGCCGGAAGTAAAGATGCTATTTTAATGATAGAAGGAGAAGCAAAAGAAGTTTCTGAAGAAGTATTCATCGGTGCCATAGAACTAGCTCATAAAGAAATGCAGAAATATATAGATATGCAAAATGAAATGGCTTCTCTTTGCGGCACTCAGAAAATAGAACAGGAACTATTTGAATATGATGCCGATTTAGTAAAAACAGTTACTGAATATGGAAGAGCTAAAATAGAAGCTGCTAACTATAACCCTGATAAAACTAAAAGAAACGAAAGCATGGATAATGCTTTTAATGAAATAGAAGAGTATATAAAAACTACAACTGATGATGAAAAATTAATATCTCAGGTAAAAGGAATATGTCATACTATAGAAGAGGAAATAGTACGTGAGGCTATAGTAGAAAAATCTATGCGTCCGGACGGAAGAGCTTTAGATGAAATAAGACCTATAAGCACTATGATAAACTTAATTCCTAGAGTACATGGTTCTGCTCTTTTCACACGAGGTCAAACTCAGTGTTTATCTATAGTTACATTGGGAAGTGAAAAAGATGCCCAATTAATGGACGATATATACGGCAAAGAAAATAAAACTTTTATGCTTCATTATAATTTCCCTCCTTTCTCTGTAGGGGAAGTAGGACGCTACGGAGCTCCCGGAAGAAGAGAAATTGGTCATGGTAACTTAGCAGAACGCTCATTTAATGCTGTACTTCCTTCTAAAGAAAAATTCCCATATACTGTAAGAGTTGTTGCTGAAATTTTAGAAAGTAATGGTTCTTCTTCAATGGCTACAATATGTGCTTCTACTATGTCTTTATTATCCGCTGGTGTACCTCTTAATGCAAGCGTTGCCGGTATTGCTATGGGACTTGCCACATACAAGGACGGATACAAAATACTTACTGACATACAGGGTGTAGAAGACCATTTAGGAGATATGGATTTTAAAGTGGCTGGAACACGTAAAGGTATAACAGCTTTCCAATTAGATATTAAACTTACTGGCATATCTGCTCAAATATTAAAAGAAGCATTAGAGCAGGCTAAAAAAGCTAGATATTTTATACTTGATATAATTGATTCTACAATATCAAATGCCGGAGAAATATCAGATTTTGCCCCTAAATATAAAACTATGGAAGTTAATCCAGAAAAAATTAGAGTATTAATAGGTCCCGGAGGAAAAAATATAAAATCCATAATAGAAGAAACTGGAAGCGATGTGGATATACAAGACAGCGGAATAGTTAATATATTTGCCCCCGATACTCCTACCCTTGATAAAACCATAAAACTTATTAATTCTTATGTCAAAGATCCAGAAATCGGAGAAGTATATGACGGAGTTGTAAAAGATATCAAAGATTTCGGAGCTTTTATAGAAATACTTCCGGGAGTTGAGGGACTCTGTCATATATCTGAATTAGCATATAAGCATGTTATGAATGTTGAAGAAGTTTTAAAAATAGGTGATGAAGTAAAAGTAAAAATTATAGATATAAAAGGCGGAAAATATTCTCTAAGCAGAAGAGCTTTGCTTGAAAAACCTGCTGATTATGTAGAAGAAGATCATGCAAGAAAAGAAAGAAAGCATGACAAACATGACAGAAAAAAAAGATTTTAA
- a CDS encoding AsmA family protein: MIKNFFKKKEKSEVLPENDSDDNKKKKRKFKKRYIPLIILIILIVGVIGARIYFNNERVKNLIEDIVYSSTDRKLEIGDFNYALLFPKIELSDVVLYNSSNFNNEENIKIDNLRLRFSLFSLFLLKLHIKEFSIDNLYVYMFTDESGNWNLPDLPPSEPKIEDTNKEPFDMSKLDFLKLKANIENIRINNLAFKADSKSFLTNEPNNGLIASLSNYNLHLDLHSKRFSLSQVMGVNAPEVLKDIYLKSFISSSLAYNDSSILFNDNPLFNLDISYPKKEEGFSEDEIIIRFDFEIDEPNFTYNGKKRDDIQASAHLFARYNVKTQSVYLENLSSELLNDEILKVIASANQIFSSNIGVNLDTLYARINLDKVNTLVPMIVPDLGINVGGMVNVDADKTIGTINDLTNTINISLDKIKLSMGDTISVDNLNSKTKLGFRFSPDNITREDIKLEHNTTIDKVTALKIYRVNNTDISFRVLSSLDGALGVASAISDPNKKSDTVLYIDNISTKYINSDIIVNGAVKFDDPTDVNITVKSLPIANFSGGLARGSLNLDVNVFGKMINDINASVNGIINNFSYNLSGEVSSTATAKVNVLANADLLTQKINVSALNLDLDNFLNFRSNLDLKGMGLEGGFVNISTFRIAPYAMKNWLSTKFAEALDSLPFEDDLKMTSSLGYDLSLEDTFVTVTNFSTFYATEKQYKLQDVTMKIDADVNFGENLYVDIREFNLQSPTNKLKVYADGYFTPVIKNSDLNYEVGLDTDSLYLPFGIEIGGLFNVKGNLKRNIADGIFKTDKFFANMDSPDKMSIVLKGLTSNIDYHFDLTPTENEPEATAARYTPLITQVPNLFFEQLRVYLKIPPFVDDSIRIRDFSSFVKIQGHGLTIQDLKSSLYIGGEKFDDNLFLASISNNTAPRRGAIHLPWLNVDLGSFDTSSIKYDMRVLASDINFKYLLAPENREKINDEKLLVNLTADIAGVGVSPLNNIRPTTFFVGISKMSTEFSKFLIEMIRPMNPGISTVENIVQFGYDPNSVEFSISANKVFTTFYFRDQNLDKESQQKQQLIAFEGDKFGLEPMPFSDVISYLEGN, from the coding sequence ATGATAAAAAATTTTTTTAAGAAGAAAGAAAAATCTGAAGTTTTGCCTGAAAATGATTCTGATGATAATAAGAAGAAAAAAAGAAAGTTCAAAAAAAGATATATACCTTTAATAATTCTTATTATACTTATTGTCGGTGTTATAGGGGCTAGAATATATTTTAATAATGAAAGAGTAAAGAATCTTATTGAGGATATAGTTTATTCTTCTACAGATAGAAAATTAGAAATAGGCGATTTTAATTACGCTTTGCTTTTTCCTAAAATAGAGCTTAGCGATGTTGTACTTTATAATTCATCTAATTTTAATAATGAAGAAAATATAAAAATAGATAATTTAAGATTAAGATTCTCATTATTTTCTTTGTTCTTATTAAAACTTCATATAAAAGAGTTTAGTATTGATAATTTGTATGTGTATATGTTTACAGATGAAAGCGGTAATTGGAATCTTCCAGACCTGCCGCCTTCAGAACCAAAAATAGAAGATACCAATAAAGAGCCTTTTGATATGAGCAAATTAGATTTTCTCAAATTAAAAGCTAATATAGAAAATATAAGAATAAATAATCTTGCTTTTAAAGCTGACAGCAAATCATTTTTAACTAACGAACCTAATAACGGATTAATAGCGAGTTTAAGTAATTATAATCTTCATTTGGATTTACATAGCAAAAGATTTTCATTGTCTCAGGTTATGGGAGTTAATGCCCCTGAAGTTTTGAAAGATATTTATTTAAAAAGTTTTATAAGTAGTAGTTTGGCGTATAATGACAGCAGTATTTTATTTAATGATAATCCTTTATTTAATTTGGATATATCATACCCTAAAAAAGAAGAAGGCTTTAGTGAAGATGAAATAATAATAAGATTTGATTTTGAAATAGATGAGCCTAATTTTACTTATAACGGAAAAAAAAGAGATGATATTCAGGCATCTGCCCATTTATTTGCAAGATATAATGTAAAAACTCAAAGTGTATATTTAGAAAATCTTTCATCAGAACTTTTAAATGATGAGATATTAAAGGTTATAGCATCAGCCAATCAAATATTTTCAAGCAATATAGGTGTTAATTTGGACACATTATATGCTAGGATAAATTTAGATAAAGTTAATACTTTAGTTCCTATGATTGTTCCTGATTTGGGTATAAATGTAGGAGGAATGGTTAATGTTGATGCTGATAAAACTATAGGTACTATAAATGATTTAACCAATACTATAAATATATCTTTGGATAAAATAAAACTTTCTATGGGAGATACTATTTCTGTAGATAATCTAAATTCAAAAACAAAATTGGGTTTCAGATTTAGTCCTGATAATATAACAAGAGAAGATATAAAACTTGAACATAATACAACTATAGATAAGGTAACTGCATTAAAAATATACAGAGTAAATAATACAGACATATCGTTTAGGGTTTTATCATCTTTAGACGGTGCTTTAGGAGTTGCTTCTGCTATAAGCGATCCTAATAAAAAAAGCGATACTGTGCTTTATATAGATAATATATCAACTAAATATATTAATTCAGATATTATAGTAAACGGAGCTGTAAAATTTGATGATCCTACTGATGTTAACATAACAGTAAAATCTCTTCCTATAGCTAATTTTTCTGGAGGACTTGCTAGAGGCTCTTTAAATTTAGATGTTAATGTCTTTGGAAAGATGATAAATGATATAAATGCTTCAGTTAATGGAATTATAAATAACTTTTCTTATAACTTATCTGGAGAAGTTTCATCTACTGCTACTGCTAAAGTTAATGTACTTGCGAATGCTGATTTGCTTACACAGAAAATAAATGTTTCTGCTCTTAATTTAGATTTGGATAATTTTCTTAATTTTAGGTCTAATCTTGATTTAAAAGGCATGGGATTAGAGGGAGGTTTTGTTAATATATCTACATTTAGAATAGCTCCTTATGCTATGAAAAACTGGCTTTCTACAAAGTTTGCAGAAGCATTGGATAGTCTTCCTTTTGAAGATGATTTAAAAATGACTAGTTCTTTGGGGTATGATTTGTCATTAGAAGATACTTTTGTTACAGTTACAAATTTCAGTACATTTTATGCCACAGAAAAACAGTACAAACTTCAAGACGTTACTATGAAAATAGATGCCGATGTCAATTTTGGTGAGAATTTATACGTTGATATAAGAGAGTTTAATTTACAAAGCCCTACTAACAAATTAAAAGTATATGCAGACGGGTATTTTACACCTGTAATAAAAAATTCTGATTTGAATTATGAAGTGGGACTTGATACAGACAGTTTATATCTTCCTTTCGGTATAGAGATAGGAGGATTATTTAATGTAAAAGGTAATTTAAAAAGAAATATTGCTGACGGTATTTTTAAAACTGATAAATTCTTTGCCAATATGGATTCTCCAGATAAAATGTCAATAGTATTAAAGGGCTTAACTTCTAATATAGACTATCATTTTGATTTAACCCCTACAGAAAATGAGCCTGAGGCAACAGCAGCAAGATATACTCCTCTTATTACTCAAGTGCCTAATTTATTTTTTGAGCAGTTGAGAGTATATTTAAAAATTCCTCCTTTTGTAGATGACAGTATAAGAATAAGAGATTTTTCTTCATTTGTTAAGATACAAGGTCATGGACTTACCATTCAGGATTTAAAATCTTCTCTTTATATAGGCGGAGAAAAATTTGATGACAATTTATTTTTAGCTTCTATATCTAATAATACAGCCCCTAGAAGAGGTGCTATACATTTGCCTTGGCTTAATGTAGATTTGGGAAGTTTTGATACAAGCAGTATTAAATATGATATGCGTGTTTTGGCAAGTGATATAAACTTCAAATATTTGCTTGCACCTGAAAACAGAGAAAAAATTAATGATGAAAAATTACTTGTTAATCTTACAGCCGATATTGCAGGTGTGGGAGTAAGTCCTTTAAATAATATAAGACCTACTACATTTTTTGTGGGTATAAGTAAGATGTCTACAGAGTTTTCCAAATTCTTAATAGAGATGATACGTCCTATGAACCCGGGTATATCTACTGTAGAAAATATAGTACAGTTTGGGTATGATCCTAATTCGGTAGAGTTTAGTATATCTGCAAATAAGGTATTTACTACATTCTATTTCAGAGATCAAAATTTAGATAAAGAGAGTCAGCAGAAGCAGCAGTTAATAGCATTTGAAGGTGATAAATTCGGTCTTGAGCCTATGCCGTTTTCTGATGTAATATCATATTTAGAAGGTAATTAA
- a CDS encoding STAS domain-containing protein — translation MAIEFNNEYISIVMEANLSAPEEIKQFVEDSEEACNIRMPLVVLDMKNVKEINSAGIAKMLKLYKSLQSLKVKLFMTNVDEAISPTLKSLMIFSLIKYFENPKDFTL, via the coding sequence TTGGCTATAGAATTTAACAACGAATATATATCTATAGTTATGGAAGCTAATCTTTCAGCTCCTGAAGAAATTAAACAGTTCGTTGAAGACTCAGAAGAAGCCTGCAATATTAGAATGCCTTTAGTTGTTCTTGATATGAAAAATGTTAAAGAAATAAACAGTGCTGGAATAGCTAAAATGCTTAAATTATACAAAAGTCTTCAGTCTCTAAAAGTTAAGCTATTTATGACTAATGTAGATGAAGCTATATCGCCTACTCTTAAAAGCCTAATGATATTTAGTTTAATCAAATACTTTGAAAATCCTAAAGATTTTACCCTATAA
- a CDS encoding (Fe-S)-binding protein, protein MPDNVKDCIHCNKCVKKCSFLTKYNIDLEAFSRREDLAYNCFLCNDCNIVCPKDIDGNKISMCMRINKINSDIKNKKEIEKKYKFLMLEKTDYIFKNYKNVISESVIFSGCNFSSFYPDALRYILKKFKEEYNIGSVFDCCGKPIAELGIDEEIIIKKLEDRMISYGIKEIVTLCPNCYYFLSPRINSIRIISIYEKLNELGLKFHLNLDEEINLFIPCPDKKTKHIKNSMLNIIDGDIVIKDINDINCCGLGGCAIVNEKEIASGFIEKLKTKRLNNLYVYCATCAGNFNRNKINNVRHLLLSILGIDNLGIKNKSSILNRAMFKFY, encoded by the coding sequence ATGCCTGATAATGTAAAAGACTGCATACACTGCAATAAATGCGTGAAGAAATGCAGTTTTTTAACTAAGTACAATATAGATTTGGAAGCGTTTTCAAGAAGAGAAGATTTAGCTTATAACTGTTTTTTATGCAATGACTGTAATATAGTTTGTCCTAAGGATATAGACGGAAATAAAATATCTATGTGTATGAGGATAAATAAAATAAACTCTGATATAAAAAATAAAAAAGAAATAGAGAAAAAATATAAATTTCTTATGCTTGAAAAAACTGATTATATTTTTAAAAATTATAAAAATGTTATAAGCGAATCTGTAATATTTTCAGGCTGTAATTTTTCATCATTTTATCCAGATGCTTTGAGATATATATTAAAGAAGTTTAAAGAAGAATATAATATAGGTTCTGTATTTGACTGCTGCGGTAAACCTATAGCTGAACTTGGAATAGATGAAGAGATTATTATTAAAAAACTTGAAGATAGAATGATTTCATATGGAATAAAAGAGATAGTAACATTATGTCCTAACTGTTATTATTTTTTAAGTCCTAGGATAAATAGTATTAGAATTATAAGCATATATGAAAAACTTAATGAGCTTGGTTTAAAATTCCATTTAAATCTTGATGAGGAAATTAATTTATTCATACCTTGCCCTGATAAAAAAACAAAACATATAAAGAACTCTATGTTAAATATTATAGATGGTGATATAGTTATAAAAGATATAAATGATATTAATTGCTGCGGATTAGGAGGCTGTGCTATAGTTAATGAAAAAGAAATAGCTTCTGGATTTATAGAAAAATTAAAGACCAAAAGATTAAATAATTTATATGTTTATTGTGCTACTTGTGCGGGTAATTTTAATAGAAACAAAATAAATAATGTGAGGCATTTGCTTCTTAGTATACTTGGTATTGATAATTTAGGGATAAAAAATAAGAGTTCTATTCTTAATAGAGCAATGTTTAAATTTTATTGA
- a CDS encoding TIGR04283 family arsenosugar biosynthesis glycosyltransferase: MSVSIIIPILNEENIIERLINDLKVLEGDFEVIFSDGGSRDKTLNIIKEMSNYKVVHCEKGRAKQLNRGALESKHNILLFLHADSIIEKDVIIKIEKFIKNGNKTGCLKIKFDSNKILMRICGFFSNLRVKLRNIAFGDQGIFIEKELFMSIGMFDDIALMEDYQLSIKLKKLYPIKYIDSYIISSSRRFEKNGIIKTIICMQKLQHMFRKGYDIEKIADIYNNMK, translated from the coding sequence ATGTCAGTATCTATAATAATACCAATCTTAAATGAAGAGAATATAATAGAGAGACTAATAAATGATTTAAAAGTTTTGGAAGGTGATTTTGAAGTTATATTTTCTGATGGAGGAAGCAGAGATAAAACTTTGAATATAATAAAAGAAATGAGTAATTATAAAGTAGTACATTGTGAAAAAGGAAGGGCTAAACAGTTAAATAGGGGAGCTTTAGAGAGTAAACATAATATACTTTTATTTCTGCATGCCGACAGCATTATAGAAAAAGACGTTATAATAAAAATAGAGAAGTTTATTAAAAACGGTAATAAAACAGGATGTTTAAAAATAAAATTTGACAGTAATAAAATATTAATGCGTATATGCGGATTTTTTTCTAATTTGAGAGTAAAACTTAGAAATATTGCATTCGGTGATCAGGGAATATTTATAGAAAAAGAGTTATTTATGAGTATAGGAATGTTTGATGATATAGCACTTATGGAAGATTATCAATTATCTATAAAATTAAAAAAACTTTATCCAATCAAATATATTGATTCTTATATAATATCTTCTTCCAGACGTTTTGAGAAAAATGGTATTATAAAAACTATTATCTGTATGCAGAAACTTCAGCATATGTTTAGGAAAGGTTATGATATAGAAAAAATAGCAGATATATATAATAATATGAAGTGA
- a CDS encoding TIGR04282 family arsenosugar biosynthesis glycosyltransferase: MKSNAFIIFTRIPMAGKTKTRLQTKLTPDECADIHKCFLKDIYKEMIELKGYDIDIIVSYNPEGDFNILKEIFNNDVEYIKQKGNTLNEKIYNSIKDVLSLGYDKCVLIGADIPEITKENIINAFNILSNNDFVFGESFDGGYYLVGMNKYNDIILRADSGILKDILLFIEKNNFKYSVIEKKHDIDEYEDLLSLSERINNGDVFLENTGNFLKNIGLL, encoded by the coding sequence ATGAAATCAAATGCCTTTATAATATTTACTAGAATACCAATGGCTGGAAAAACAAAAACAAGGCTTCAGACAAAATTAACTCCAGATGAATGTGCCGATATTCATAAATGTTTTTTAAAAGATATATATAAAGAAATGATAGAATTAAAAGGATATGATATCGATATTATAGTATCATATAATCCAGAAGGTGATTTTAATATCTTAAAAGAAATATTTAATAATGATGTTGAGTATATTAAACAAAAAGGTAATACTCTTAATGAAAAAATATACAATTCTATTAAAGATGTATTATCTTTAGGATATGATAAATGCGTTTTAATTGGTGCTGATATACCAGAGATAACTAAAGAAAACATCATAAATGCATTTAATATACTTAGCAATAATGATTTTGTATTTGGTGAGAGTTTTGACGGCGGATATTATCTTGTGGGTATGAATAAATACAATGATATTATATTGAGAGCAGACAGCGGTATTTTGAAAGACATTTTATTATTTATAGAAAAAAATAATTTTAAATATTCAGTTATAGAAAAAAAGCATGATATTGATGAGTATGAGGATTTACTTTCTTTAAGTGAGAGAATAAATAATGGAGATGTGTTTTTAGAAAATACTGGAAATTTTTTAAAAAATATTGGACTTTTATAA
- a CDS encoding YdjY domain-containing protein — protein MNKKIIIMLCLLSSFMLSSCGNKQASSSVSSAELTNSMGSVILRDEGAEPVVIDIEKKEVIIPAEVNAKYFNSPTRHGIVFDRGANGDKSVLRGLSDEREFYQALIDIGAVAGNNLTMEDMKLEKTVDGQKLDVFVTWDGLGKEIPFSDIIRSDEERPMDIRFGGNFEAAKAKRTGCILCLDSCAVGITSDAAYETGAVEVKKIGRYGREDVLPPDGTRVSVIFRIAENNN, from the coding sequence ATGAACAAAAAAATTATTATTATGTTGTGTTTATTATCCTCGTTTATGTTATCATCATGCGGAAATAAACAAGCGTCATCATCAGTAAGCAGTGCAGAACTTACTAACTCTATGGGAAGCGTAATACTTAGAGATGAAGGAGCTGAACCTGTTGTTATTGATATTGAGAAAAAAGAGGTTATTATTCCTGCCGAAGTAAATGCAAAATATTTCAACAGTCCTACAAGGCATGGTATAGTGTTTGACAGAGGTGCTAATGGAGATAAATCTGTTTTGAGAGGTTTGTCAGATGAGAGAGAATTTTATCAGGCATTAATAGATATAGGTGCAGTAGCTGGAAACAATCTTACTATGGAAGATATGAAATTAGAAAAAACAGTAGATGGTCAGAAATTAGATGTATTTGTTACTTGGGACGGTTTGGGTAAAGAAATTCCTTTTTCAGATATAATAAGATCAGATGAAGAAAGACCTATGGATATTAGATTCGGCGGAAATTTTGAGGCCGCTAAAGCTAAAAGAACAGGCTGCATACTATGTCTTGACAGCTGTGCAGTTGGTATTACAAGCGATGCTGCTTATGAGACTGGTGCTGTTGAAGTAAAAAAAATAGGAAGATACGGCAGAGAAGATGTACTTCCGCCAGATGGAACAAGAGTGTCTGTTATTTTTAGAATAGCTGAAAACAATAATTAA
- a CDS encoding TVP38/TMEM64 family protein codes for MKLKTKYIKLIIFLAAVIAVIILNHHYKLHDKIHNLEDFRNILGDNIVKASIIYIIVTAIGSSVLALPGITFALFSGLLFGPVLGIILCSFSATLAAVISFLIARFFLKDTIKPLVEKNKYLNKLLFEEGNKNAMILLMITRLVPLFPYNIQNFAYGITDISFLQYSLYTFLFMLPGISFFTIASVGAVSENNRYLYFLIAGIILIFVLVLSLFLKRKYINDKSV; via the coding sequence ATGAAGTTAAAAACTAAATATATAAAACTTATTATATTTTTGGCAGCAGTTATAGCTGTTATTATATTAAATCATCATTATAAACTGCATGACAAAATACATAATTTGGAAGATTTTAGAAATATACTTGGAGATAATATAGTTAAGGCTTCTATTATATATATTATAGTAACAGCTATAGGAAGTTCTGTATTAGCTTTGCCCGGTATAACATTTGCTTTATTTTCTGGATTGCTGTTTGGTCCTGTACTTGGTATAATATTATGTTCTTTTTCTGCTACTTTGGCTGCTGTAATTTCTTTTTTAATAGCTAGGTTTTTCTTAAAAGATACTATAAAGCCATTGGTAGAGAAAAATAAATATTTAAATAAACTTTTATTTGAGGAAGGAAATAAAAATGCCATGATCCTTTTGATGATTACAAGGTTAGTACCTTTATTTCCATACAATATACAGAATTTTGCTTATGGTATAACGGATATAAGTTTTCTACAATATTCACTATATACATTTTTATTTATGCTTCCGGGTATATCTTTTTTTACTATAGCTTCTGTAGGTGCGGTTTCTGAGAATAATAGATATTTATATTTTTTGATTGCAGGTATTATTTTAATATTTGTGCTTGTATTATCATTATTTTTAAAGAGAAAATATATTAATGATAAATCTGTTTAG